The stretch of DNA GCCGAGCAGCGGCACGCGGACGAGGGCACCGTCGGCGATGTCGCTGCTCACGGTGCGGAGACTCATCACGGCCGGGGCGATGCCCGCTCGGGCGTTGGCGCGGATGATGCCCGTCGTCTCCAGCACTGCCGCTGGCCCGACCGGGCGGAGCCCAGCATCGATGAGCCACGCCTCGACCGTGGCGCGGGTGCCGGATCCTTCCTCCCGGAGCAGCAGCGGCGTCTCCGCAAGCTCACCCGGGGTGATGCTCGAGGCCCGCGCCCACGGATGGTGCGGAGTGACGACGACCACGAGTTCGTCCTCCTCGACCACCAGCGATGAGATGCCCGTCGGCGCAGCAGGAGTCTCGGTGAACCCGAGATCGGCGCCACCGGAGCGAACGAGGTCGAGCACGGCAGCGGAGTTGCCCGCGATCAAGCGCACCGACGCATCGGGCGCGGCAGCCCGGTGGGCGAGCAACCATCCGGGGAGCAGCAGTTCGGCGATCGTCTGCGACGCGGCGACCACGAGGGACCCCGCGGGTTCTCCGAGTGCGGCGACTCCTGCTTCGAGCCGCCGGGAGGCCTCCAACACCGGGACGGCCAGACCGAGTACCACTCGACCGGCGTCGGTCAGCGCGGTCCCGGATGCCGTCCGGAGCGCCAGCGCCTGACCGATCGCCTGCTCCGCGACACGCAGACGCGCAGACACCGCCTGCTGCGTCACCCCCAACGCATCGGCCGCACGGGTCAGCGACCCGGTTTCCGCGACACGGACGAGCACCTCGAGGGTGTCGAGGTCCAGGGTCCGGTCCGTCAACCGCCGCAGCGCCACAAGGAACCATTGTGCCCTGCCAACGAGTCCGCCGTTCCCGAACCGTGGGCAACACGCACACGCTTGGTGCATGTCCGCTCATCTCGCCCACGCACCCGCGACGTCTGAGCACGGTGTGCGCGACCGGCGGCTTTTCCGAGAGCTGGAGCGGCCCGGCCTGATCGTGTCGAACCTGACCCCGAACTGGTTCGCGTCGATCATGGGCACCGGGATCGTCGCCGTCGCGGCTGCATCGCTGCCGCTGCAGCTCCCGGGGCTCCGCACCGCGGCGACGATGGTGTGGTCGATCGCCGCGGTCCTGCTCATCGCTCTCACCATCGCGACGGTCCTGCACTGGGTCCGCTACCGGAGCACCGCAGCGAAGCACCACCTGCACCCGGTCATCTCCCACTTCTACGGCGCACCGCCGATGGCGTTCCTCACCGTCGGCGCCGGCACCATCCTCCTCGGCAAGGACTGGATCGGCCTCCCCGCCGCCGTCACCATCGACTGGGTCCTCTGGACCATCGGCACCCTCGGCGGGCTCCTCACAGCGGTCCTCGTCCCGTACCTGGCGTTCACCCGCCACGAGAACAAGCCCGACGCCGCGTTCGGCGGCTGGCTGATGCCCATCGTCCCGCCCATGGTGTCCGCCTCCACCGGGGCACTCCTCCTGCCCTACGCCCCCGCCGGGCAGGCACGCGAGACCCTCCTGTGGTCCTGCTACGGCTTCTTCGGCCTCAGCCTCGTCACGTCCCTGGTCGTGATCACGCTGATCTGGAACCGACTCGCGCAGCACAAGGTCGGTGCGGCCGGCATGGTTCCGACCCTGTGGATCGTCCTCGGCCCGGTCGGGCAGTCCATCACCGCGGTGAACCTCCTCGCCTCGAACGCGCCGACCGTGGTCGATGCATCGACCGCCCACGCGCTGCTGGTCGTGGCGTTGGTGTACGGGTTCGCGATGCTCGGCTTCGCGCTGCTGTGGACCGCCATCGCCCTCGCCATCACCGTCCGGACCGCCCGAGCACACCTGCCCTTCAGCCTGACCTGGTGGTCGTTCACGTTCCCCGTCGGCACCTGCGTCACCGGGCTGAACGGCCTCGCCCTCCACTCCGGACTCACCGTCGTCGCCGTCCTCGCCGTCGTCTACTACGTCGGCCTCGTCGCCGCGTGGATCACCGTCGCCGTCCGCACGTTCCACGGCTCCGTCATCCGCGGCACACTCCTCGCGCCGCCGCAGACGGCGTGAGCACCCCGACGAGCTCGCGGACGAGGTCGCGGATCTTCGATCGCTGAACGCTCTCGCGGCGACGTGGCGCAGCGCACACGGCGGTCTGCAGCGAGGATACCCCGGGGCCGACCGCGGCCGCGTTCCGCGCAGCCCGCATCGAGTCCGGGCTCGTACGCAACGCGTCCCTCCGCTGGAACCTCATCCCCTGGCAGCTCCCCGGCCGTGGACGACCTGCCGACGTCGACGAAGGACGACATGCGCTCGGCGAGGCTTCGGCTTCCGTCGCCGGCCAGGCCAGCGTGACCGGTACCCGGTCGGCCGACGGACAGCGCAGTGGGCGCTGGTCGTGGGTCCGGCACCCGCGAGCCGCGTGGCCACGATGAGCGCCGACACGGCTCGGTCCTGCCAGCAGCGGGTGGACGGACACCGCGACCGACGGCCGGACGGGAGGCGCGGGGCGGCCCGGCACCGTGCCTCCCGTCCGGCGGGTGGTGACGACGTCAGTCGTCGTAGCGGTAGAAACCGCGTCCGGTCTTCACGCCGAGGTGGCCGGCGTCCACGTACTCGCGCAGCAGCCGACGCGGCCCCTCGGGCAGGTGCGGGTCCTCGGCCGCGTAATGCTCCTCGATGTCGAGGACGACGTCGAGGCCGACCTGGTCCATCATCCGGAAGGGCCCTGCCGGTGCGCCGCTGTTCACCTGCCACATGGCGTCGACGTCCTCGGGGGTCGAGACGCCGTCGGCGACGACGGCGAGGGCCTCGCGCTTGATGGCCGCCCAGATGCGGTTGAAGATGAACCCGGTCGACTCGCGGCGGGCGAGGAACGGGTGCACGCCGTAGCGGGGTAGGACGTCGAGCAGCAGGTCGATGACGGCGGGGTCGGTCCGGCCGTCGCTCATCAGGTCGACGGCGTTCTGCTGCGGCGGCATGTAGAAGTGCACGTTGAGGACGCGCTCCGGGTGCTCGACCTCGTCGATCACCAGGCGGCTGGCGTACGAGGACGAGTTCGTCGCGAGGATCGTGTCCGCCGCGACGATCGCGTCGAGCCGGCCGAACAGCGGCGTCTTCAGCTCGAGCCGCTCGGGGATCGCCTCGACGACGAGCCAGGCGCCGGCCACGGCGGCCTCGAGGTCGGTCTCTCCGCGGACCGTTCCCGCGCTGGCGCCGTCCCGCGCGGCCACCACTCCGGGCAGGGTCTCCTCGACGTAGGCGACCGCAGCGGCCCGGACGTCGTCGGACAGGTCGTGGATGCGGACCTCGGCCCCACCGCTGGCGAACATCAGGGCGATCCGGCGGCCGAGGGTCCCACCGCCGATCACGGTGACGGGGCGGTCGGCGGTGTCGCGGGGCGGCTGGTAGGGCACGGGGTTCCTGCTCTCGGTTGAATTGGGTACAGTTCGTATTCGATACAGATCGTATCTGAGTCGAGAAGGAGATGCGCATGCACGCCGACGACGTCCTCCAGCACCTGACCACTCCGCTCGCGGCGCCGGTGTACCCGCTCCGGCCGACCCGCTTCACGGACCGCGAGTACTTCAACGTCGTGTACCGCACCGACCCCGACGCACTGCGCGCCGTGGTCCCGGAGCCGCTCGAGGTGACCGAGCCGCTCGTCCGGTTCGAGGTCATGAAGATGGGCGAGGTCGACGGGTACGGCCCCTACGTCGAGTCGGGGCAGGCGATCCAGGTCGAGCACGAGGGCGAACGCGGCGAGTACCTGCACGCGATGTACCTCGACAACTCCGCCGCGACGCTCGCCGGCCGGGAGCTCAGCGCCTACCCGAAGGTGCTCGGCACCCCGGCACTCCGGGTCGACCAGGGCGCACTGGTCGGCACCCTCGACCGTGGGACGGAGCGCGTGGCCACCGCGACCATGGCGTACGAGTGGGAGCCGCTCGACCACGACGCCGCCCTGGCGGAGATCACCGTGCCGACCTTCATGGTGAAGCTCGTCCCGGACCTGCGGACCCAGCGCCACCTGGTGGCCGACCTCGTCCGCACCGAGATCACCGACGTGACCGTGAAGTCGGCGTGGACCGGGCCCGCCCGGCTCCAGCTGTTCGCGCACGCGCTCGCGCCGATGGCGGACCTGCCGGTGCTCGAGGTCGTCCGGGCGTCGCACATCGTGACGGACCTGACGCTCGCCCCGGTCCGCACCGTGCACGACTACCTGGCCGACCGACCCTCGGCCTAGCCTGGTGCCGTGACCGAACCAGCCGCACCGCGCACCGTCCGACGGCGGAGCAGCACCCGGGCGACGCTCATCGCGGCCGCCGACGCGATCTTCCGGGAGACCGGGTCGACCTCGGTGAGCGTCGAGGCCGTCGTCGCCCGCGCCGGCTACACCCGCGGAGCGTTCTACTCGAACTTCCGCACGGTGGACGAGCTGTTCTTCGCGGTGTACGAGCAGCAGGCAGAGGCCGTCTTCGCCGTCCTCGAACACGAGCTCGGGGCGGCGCTGGACGGGCACCCGACGGTCGACGGGGTCGTGCAGGGCGTCGTGCACGGCCTGCCCCCCGAGGACCGCTGGTACGCGATCCGATCGGTGCTCACCACGAGGGCGCGACACGATCCCGAGGTGAACGCCCTGCTCCGTGCGCACACCGACCGGTTCCACGCGACGCTCCAGCCGCTCCTCGTCGCCGCGCTCGAACGGGCAGGTCGGGTGCCCACCGTCGACCCGGCGCTCTACACGCGGGCGGTGGTCGCGGCGCACGTCGGCGCGGTCAGTCAGAGCGTGCTGTTCGACGGGACGGACGAGGTGCGGGTCGCGGCGGTCGAGGGGTGCATCCTCGGACTCACGCGGCCGGCCTGAGCGCCGTCCCGACCGTGGGACGATTGCCGGATGACCGCCACGCTCGTCGCAAAGGACCTCGCCGGCGGCTACGCCGCCCGCACGCTCTTCGAGGGCCTCGACCTCACCGTCGCCCCGGGCGACGTCATCGGCCTGGTCGGCGTGAACGGTGCGGGCAAGTCCACGCTCCTCCGCTTGCTCGCCGGTGTCGACGAACCCCTCGCCGGCACGGTCTCGACGAACCCGCCGGACGCCTTCGTCGGCTGGCTCCCCCAGGAGCACGAGCGGGTCGCCGGCGAGACCGTCGCGGCGTACGTCGCCCGGCGCACGGGCTGCGCCGACGCCACCGCCGACATGGACCGCGCCGCCGAAGCCCTCGGCGACCCGGACGCCGGTGACGCCGCGGCCGACCGCTACTCGGCCGCGCTCGAGCGCTGGCTCGCGTCCGGCGCCGCCGACCTCGACGAGCGCCTGCCCGTCGTGCTCGCCGAGCTCGGACTCGACACCACCACGGACGGCACCGGCGTCGGTCCCGACTCGCTCATGACGGCGCTGTCCGGGGGCCAGGCTGCCCGGGTGGGTCTCGCCGCGCTGCTGCTGTCCCGCTTCGACGTCGTCCTGCTCGACGAGCCGACGAACGACCTCGACCTGGACGGCCTCGACCGGCTCGAGCAGTTCGTCACGGGACTGCGCGGCGGTGCGGTGCTCGTCAGCCACGACCGCGAGTTCCTCGCCCGCTCGGTGACGGCCGTCCTCGAGCTCGACCTGGCGCAGTCGTCGCACCGGCTGTTCGGCGGCGGGTACGAGTCGTACCTCGAGGAACGCGAGATCGCCCGGCAGCACAAGCGCGACGCGTACGACGAGTACGCCGCGACGAAGGCCGACCTGGTGTCCCGCGCACGGACCCAGCGCGAGTGGTCGAGCCAGGGCGTGCGGAACGCCATGAAGAAGAACCCGGACAACGACAAGATCCGTCGGCGGGCCGCCAGCGAGTCGAGCGAGAAGCAGGCGCAGAAGGTCCGGCAGATGGAGTCGCGCATCGCCCGGCTCGACGAGGTCGAGGAGCCCCGCAAGGAGTGGCAGCTCGCCTTCACCATCGGCAGCGCACCGCGCTCGTCGGCGGTCGTCGCCACGCTGTCCGACGCCGTCTTTGAGCAGGGCGACTTCACGCTTGGCCCGGTCTCGCTGCAGGTCTCCGGCGGTGACCGTATCGGCATCACCGGCCCGAACGGTGCCGGCAAGTCGACCCTGCTCCGTGCCCTGCTCGGCCGCACCGAGCCGACGAGCGGATCGGCGTCGCTCGGCTCCAGCGTCGCGATCGGCGAGGTGGACCAGGCGCGCGCGGCGTTCACCGGTGAGCAACCCCTGGCCGCGGCCTTCGAGGAGCTCGTCCCCGAGATGACCACTGCGGACGTCCGCACCCTGCTCGCGAAGTTCGGGTTGAAGGCGGACCACGTCGGTCGGCCCTCCTCGGCGCTCTCGCCCGGTGAGCGCACCCGTGCCGGCCTCGCGCTGCTGCAGGCCCGAGGGGTGAACGTGCTCGTCCTCGACGAACCGACGAACCACCTGGACCTGCCCGCGATCGAGCAGCTCGAGCAGGCCCTGGAGTCCTACGACGGCACCCTGCTGCTCGTCACCCACGACCGGCGGATGCTCGACACCGTCCGGCTGGACCGCCGCTGGCGGGTCGAGGCGGGTCGCGTCACCGAGGTGTGACCCTCGGGACGGAAGGCCCGTGGCGCGCCCGCCACGGGCCTCCCGTCCGTCCCCGGTGCGGTCAGTGCTCCCAGGCGAAACGGATCACGCCGTCGTGCTCGGTCGCGAGCGCGAGGAGTCGGAGCACGCCGACGAACAGCGCGAGACACGCCGCGCCCCAGCCGACGGCAGCCCACGGACGGTGTCCGGAGCCCCGCCGGAAGGCCAGCATCCCGCTGAAGAGCCCGCAGAACGTCAGGGACAGCATCGCGGCCCACCGGGCGAAGCCGGTCATCTGCGCGCCGAGGATGCTGCCGCCCCAGACGATCGCCAGTGTCACGAGCCACGAGCACACGGCGATGATGAGGGCGCCCTCGATCGCGTCGCCGAGACGGTCCTCGGGCCGCTCCGCACCGCGCCACCGCGTGTACGCCTTCTGCTGGAAGACCTCCCGGTAGCGGTCGATCTCCGGTACCAGCGCGACGACCTCCGTCGGCAGGGCCGATCCCTCGGGCAGCACCAGGAACGTCGTCAGTTCGGACTCGTCGACCCCGGAGGCCGCGAACAGTCGGGCGGCCCGGTCCTGCTCCTCGGGCGTCGCGAGGCCGGGCACAGCGAGACCCCAGCGACCGGCCTGGTCGGGTGCGCCGAGTTCGCGGTACCGCTCGACCAGCGCGAGCCGCACGTCGAGCGCTGCCGGCGCCGCCCGGACGCGGGTGCGCAACGACGCGAGCGCTTCAGCGCGTTCGCCACTCGCCCATCGTTCAGCGGCGCGATCGATGACTTCGTGATCCTGCACCCGCTCATCCTGGAGCATCAGCGCGCTCGATGTCGTCCACGTCGCCCGCCCTCATCATCTCCGGTCACCGCTCTGCAAAGATGACGCAATGCGATCGATCGGCCATGACGGGAGGGTGGTCCTGCAACGGCCCGAGGACTACGACGACGATCTCGCCGTCTCGGTGCAGGCCACGCAGCTCGACGTTCCGCGATCGCTGGCCACGCGGATCGTCGCAGAGTGGTGCGACTTCTTCGGCGCCGGTCCGAGCCAGATCCGCGAGTTGGAGTTCACGAGCAGGACCCCCAAACGGCTCTTCGCGTCACTCGAGGGGCAGACACAACTCGAGACCCTCATCACCAAGTGGGGTGACTACGACGACCTCCGCCCGTTGATCGGCATGCGATCGCTCGAGACGCTGGAGCTCCACGACGCACCAGCTCTGATCGACTTGGCTCCCCTTGCCGACGTGCCCTCGCTCCGGAGGCTCGTGCTGACCGGCACCTTCCGCGCGCGGGACTACAGCGCCATCGGCGCCTGCAAACGCCTTGAGTACCTCGCCGTCTTCCCGGGTACCGAGCGTGGACGGTCGACCACCCCGAGCCTGGACTTCCTCGCGGAACTTCCACTGCTGCGCGAAGTGCACTTCGGTGTCGAACCCGTCGACCGCGACTGGTCACCGATCCTCCGCCTGCAGCACGTCGATCGCATCAACATCGCGACAGCCTCGGACATGCGCCCGACGTTGCTGGATCTCGAATGGGCGGTCCCTGGTGTTGCCATGGTGATCACCGAGCAACACGACTGGGACGAGAGCCACCACTGGGTCGAGGGCGGTCCCGACGACTGAGCGCTGAACGAAGAGCTGGGCGCCGAGGATGGCGCCATCCCAGTCACCGCGTCATGCGTAGTGGAGGGTGTGCGCCGCCTCCTCGGAGATCTGCGCCAGACCGAGCAGCTCGTGTCCCTGGGGCGAACGCATGAAGGGGACGGTCAACGTCCGGACGAACGGGATGATCACGTCGTCCGTCATCGCGGAGAGTTGTCGCTCGAGTTGCGGATTCTCGTCCAGCAGCATGTCCTCCATGTCGTCACGATCCACCCAGACGTCGAGACGCGTGTACACATCTCGTTCCCGACCCCCGTCGGGGTCGTCGAGGTGGAGGCCGATGTTGATGAAGCTGCGTCCGCCGTACCGGGACCGCTGAAGCTCGAGCTCGACCCAGAGTCCCTCCTGGTCGATGAATCACCGCCGGTTCCTCGCCTTCCGGAACCCCGCTGCTCGGAGGCGATCCCGCAGGACCACTTCAGCTGTGATCATCGCGTCATCTCCGCAGCCCTCAGTACTCGAGCGCCGGCCACGTCGACAGTCGCGAGAAGCGAGGGCGTGGCGGTGCGGGCTCGTCGTCGTCCATCACTCGGACCTCCGTGAGCACCGTGACCTCGCTCGTGCCGTACCAGCGGTGCGCGACACCGTCCCGCTCGTCGATGACCGCCGTCATCCGGTCCGCGGGGTCGTGCTCGTGCTCGCACGTCACGAGCAGCCAGTGGCCGCGGAGCCGCTGCACCAGGACCGGAGCGAAGCTCGCGGGCGAGCCCCACATCGGCAGGAGCTCCGGGGTGAGCATCCGGACCGCCGGAGCAACCGTGCCGCTGCGGGCGAAGCTGACCTCCACCGGTCCATCGACCGAGTGGAGGACGCCGTCCGCGTACCGGTCTCGGTGACGGTCGCCCTGCCGATCGAACGTCCAGCTCTCGTCGCGCTCGTCCACGACGAGCTGGAACTGCCGCGGCTGCGACGAGCCGCTCCGGGCCGCGGTCACCCCGCGAGCGAATCGTCGAGCAGGTCGCCGCAGCGCTGCGACTTCTCCCCGGAGGATCGGGACGTCGGTCGCGGCCAGGACGGTGTCGAAACGCACGTCCTCATGGTGCACGAACGGGCACCGTCTCCGCGCTGACCGGGCCTCGGCGAGTCGGTCAGTGCGCCGCCCGGTGGAAGGGGCAGCCGCCGGCCCGTGCGGTGCCCGCGTCGCGGCGCGTCACCCGACCACCCGAGGCGGGCTTCGTCGGCATCCGGCGTCGGTCGACGCCGAGCCCCTCGTCATGCACCTCGATCCGCGGGTCGCTGAGCACGGCGACGGCGGTGGCGAGGGCCGCGACCGCGACCTTCTCCCCCGGGCACCGGTGCCCGGTGGCGACGTCCGCTCCACCGTGCGGCACGAAGGTCGCCACGGCCTCGACGTCGTCCCAGCTCGTGACGTCGAGCCACCTTGCTGGGTCGAACCGGTCGGCGTCGGGCCAGGAGCGCTCGTCGGTGTCCGTGCCGAGGATGTCGAGCACCACCCGGCCGCCCTTGCGGAGGTGCTCGCCGTCGAGCTCGACGTCCTTGGTCGCCCATGCCGGGAGCACGGGGACGAAGGGGGCGGTGCGGCGGATCTCCTGCGCGAACGCGACAGCGACGGGCCCGTCGACGAGGGAGCCGCGGGACCGGGTCTCCTCGGCGATCCGGACGCGCCACTCGGGCCGGTCGTGGAGCTCCTTCGCCGCGAAGGCCACGAACCGGGCGACGGCGATCGCGGGACGGATCGAGTTCTGCAGTTCGATGCCCGCGGTCCGCGGTGGGAGCAGGGCGCCCTCCTGGTCACGGTGCCAAGCCCACTCATGCAGTGCCGTGCCCTCGGCGGGGTGCAGCCGTCCGCCGCGGACCGCCTCGACGAGCCGGGCGGCGTGTCGGTCCGACCAGTACCGGTTCAGCACGGCGAGGAGGTACTCCTGCGAGTACGGCACGCCGAACCCGTCGACGACCTGCGCGAGCTTCGCAGCCCACCGGGTCTTCGCAGCCGGGGTGCCAGGGAGTCCGGCCCAGCGCATGACCGCCCGCCCGATCGCGCCGACCGCGGCGTCGTACGCCGACCGCCGACCGCCGTCGAGCCACGCGTCGAGCTCGAGGGCCCACTCCTCGGCGAGGAACGGCGTGAGGCGGCGGACCTGCTCGTCCTCGTACGCGACGTCGACGAAGGTGGCCTTGCGGTGCCGGTGCTCCGCGCCGTCGAGGGAGTGCACCGACCCGACGCCGAACAGGGTCCGCTGCACGAGCGCGGGCATGGCTCCGTGCCGCCGGGTGCGAGAGCCGTCGTAGAAGAGGTCGACACCCTCCCTGCCCCGCACGAGCAGCGCCGGCCGACCGAGCAGCCGGAACGGTACCGCGCGGGCGCCGGGAGCAGCCCGCCGCCAGAGACGGGCGCCGAAGCCGTAGCCGCGGGTGAGGAGTCCGAGGGAGTCGTCGATCGCCATGTCGCCATGCTGCCAGCGCATCCCGAGGTGCCCTCACGGCCGGGATCTGGTGGACTGTGCGCAGGAGGGGACATGCGACGCAGGACCTGGGGCATCACGATCGGTGCGGTGGCGGCAGCGGTGCTGGCCGCGGTGGGGATCGGCGCGGCCGTGCAGCAGCCGGAGCCCGTGGCCACGACCGTCGCGCAAGCCCCGGCACCGACGCGGACGGCCACCCCGACGCCGACACCGACACTGCCGGCGATCCCGGCAGCGGCGTCCGAGGCCGAGCTCGCCGCACTCCCCCTGGCCTATCACGACGCCGTCGTCCCCGAGCTGCTCGACGGCAGCCGGGTGCGCCCGGACAACCGGTGGGAGATCGCCACCCCGAAGCAACGCCTCGTCGCGCTCTACGCGGATCCGTCGCCGGACGCCCGTCCGGTGGCGACCCTCGCCTCGACGGTCTCCACGATCGAGACCCCCGCCGCGACCGCGGTCTGGGGTCGGTCGGACGGCAAGGACGGCGGGATGGTGCTCGTCTCCACCCCCGCCCGCAACCGCACACCCGGCGACGGTGGCGACCCGACCGCCCCGAGCGCCACCTTCGCCTGGGCCCGCGCCGCGGACTTCACGATCGCGGCGACCGACCGGATGATCCAGGTCGACGTGGCGGCGTCGACGGTGTCCGTCGTGCACCAGGACGGGTCCGTGTCGGCGTCCGAACCCGCTCGGCTCGGGACCCCGGACGACCCGACCCCCACCGCGACCGCGACGTACGTCGAGGCAGCCTACGTCGACAGCCGGGTGACGTACACGCAGGGCAACCCGATCATCCTGACCGGCGCACACTCGTCGCGCATCCCGCAGTACGGCGGGAACGCGGCGCTCACCGCGCTGCACTACTACCCGGACCCGAACGGCAGCTCGCACGGGTGCGTCCGGATCTCCGCCGCGATGACGAAGACCCTGGCCGAGCTGCCGGTCGGGACCGCGATCTGGTTCAGCTGACGGACGTCAGCGGCCGGCTCCGAGCCCCAGCCGCGCCACGACGTCGGCGCTCTCCTCGTCCGGCGAACGCTCGGACGAGACCGTGAGGTGCGC from Curtobacterium sp. SGAir0471 encodes:
- a CDS encoding LysR family transcriptional regulator, yielding MTDRTLDLDTLEVLVRVAETGSLTRAADALGVTQQAVSARLRVAEQAIGQALALRTASGTALTDAGRVVLGLAVPVLEASRRLEAGVAALGEPAGSLVVAASQTIAELLLPGWLLAHRAAAPDASVRLIAGNSAAVLDLVRSGGADLGFTETPAAPTGISSLVVEEDELVVVVTPHHPWARASSITPGELAETPLLLREEGSGTRATVEAWLIDAGLRPVGPAAVLETTGIIRANARAGIAPAVMSLRTVSSDIADGALVRVPLLGPPLVRSLRAVWSGHQGPAVMAFLDTARSTSVRNSTATSSRS
- a CDS encoding TDT family transporter; the protein is MSAHLAHAPATSEHGVRDRRLFRELERPGLIVSNLTPNWFASIMGTGIVAVAAASLPLQLPGLRTAATMVWSIAAVLLIALTIATVLHWVRYRSTAAKHHLHPVISHFYGAPPMAFLTVGAGTILLGKDWIGLPAAVTIDWVLWTIGTLGGLLTAVLVPYLAFTRHENKPDAAFGGWLMPIVPPMVSASTGALLLPYAPAGQARETLLWSCYGFFGLSLVTSLVVITLIWNRLAQHKVGAAGMVPTLWIVLGPVGQSITAVNLLASNAPTVVDASTAHALLVVALVYGFAMLGFALLWTAIALAITVRTARAHLPFSLTWWSFTFPVGTCVTGLNGLALHSGLTVVAVLAVVYYVGLVAAWITVAVRTFHGSVIRGTLLAPPQTA
- a CDS encoding 3-hydroxyacyl-CoA dehydrogenase family protein gives rise to the protein MPYQPPRDTADRPVTVIGGGTLGRRIALMFASGGAEVRIHDLSDDVRAAAVAYVEETLPGVVAARDGASAGTVRGETDLEAAVAGAWLVVEAIPERLELKTPLFGRLDAIVAADTILATNSSSYASRLVIDEVEHPERVLNVHFYMPPQQNAVDLMSDGRTDPAVIDLLLDVLPRYGVHPFLARRESTGFIFNRIWAAIKREALAVVADGVSTPEDVDAMWQVNSGAPAGPFRMMDQVGLDVVLDIEEHYAAEDPHLPEGPRRLLREYVDAGHLGVKTGRGFYRYDD
- a CDS encoding acetoacetate decarboxylase, with amino-acid sequence MHADDVLQHLTTPLAAPVYPLRPTRFTDREYFNVVYRTDPDALRAVVPEPLEVTEPLVRFEVMKMGEVDGYGPYVESGQAIQVEHEGERGEYLHAMYLDNSAATLAGRELSAYPKVLGTPALRVDQGALVGTLDRGTERVATATMAYEWEPLDHDAALAEITVPTFMVKLVPDLRTQRHLVADLVRTEITDVTVKSAWTGPARLQLFAHALAPMADLPVLEVVRASHIVTDLTLAPVRTVHDYLADRPSA
- a CDS encoding TetR/AcrR family transcriptional regulator, which encodes MTEPAAPRTVRRRSSTRATLIAAADAIFRETGSTSVSVEAVVARAGYTRGAFYSNFRTVDELFFAVYEQQAEAVFAVLEHELGAALDGHPTVDGVVQGVVHGLPPEDRWYAIRSVLTTRARHDPEVNALLRAHTDRFHATLQPLLVAALERAGRVPTVDPALYTRAVVAAHVGAVSQSVLFDGTDEVRVAAVEGCILGLTRPA
- a CDS encoding ABC-F family ATP-binding cassette domain-containing protein, with protein sequence MTATLVAKDLAGGYAARTLFEGLDLTVAPGDVIGLVGVNGAGKSTLLRLLAGVDEPLAGTVSTNPPDAFVGWLPQEHERVAGETVAAYVARRTGCADATADMDRAAEALGDPDAGDAAADRYSAALERWLASGAADLDERLPVVLAELGLDTTTDGTGVGPDSLMTALSGGQAARVGLAALLLSRFDVVLLDEPTNDLDLDGLDRLEQFVTGLRGGAVLVSHDREFLARSVTAVLELDLAQSSHRLFGGGYESYLEEREIARQHKRDAYDEYAATKADLVSRARTQREWSSQGVRNAMKKNPDNDKIRRRAASESSEKQAQKVRQMESRIARLDEVEEPRKEWQLAFTIGSAPRSSAVVATLSDAVFEQGDFTLGPVSLQVSGGDRIGITGPNGAGKSTLLRALLGRTEPTSGSASLGSSVAIGEVDQARAAFTGEQPLAAAFEELVPEMTTADVRTLLAKFGLKADHVGRPSSALSPGERTRAGLALLQARGVNVLVLDEPTNHLDLPAIEQLEQALESYDGTLLLVTHDRRMLDTVRLDRRWRVEAGRVTEV
- a CDS encoding DUF6584 family protein; protein product: MQDHEVIDRAAERWASGERAEALASLRTRVRAAPAALDVRLALVERYRELGAPDQAGRWGLAVPGLATPEEQDRAARLFAASGVDESELTTFLVLPEGSALPTEVVALVPEIDRYREVFQQKAYTRWRGAERPEDRLGDAIEGALIIAVCSWLVTLAIVWGGSILGAQMTGFARWAAMLSLTFCGLFSGMLAFRRGSGHRPWAAVGWGAACLALFVGVLRLLALATEHDGVIRFAWEH
- a CDS encoding cytochrome P450, whose protein sequence is MAIDDSLGLLTRGYGFGARLWRRAAPGARAVPFRLLGRPALLVRGREGVDLFYDGSRTRRHGAMPALVQRTLFGVGSVHSLDGAEHRHRKATFVDVAYEDEQVRRLTPFLAEEWALELDAWLDGGRRSAYDAAVGAIGRAVMRWAGLPGTPAAKTRWAAKLAQVVDGFGVPYSQEYLLAVLNRYWSDRHAARLVEAVRGGRLHPAEGTALHEWAWHRDQEGALLPPRTAGIELQNSIRPAIAVARFVAFAAKELHDRPEWRVRIAEETRSRGSLVDGPVAVAFAQEIRRTAPFVPVLPAWATKDVELDGEHLRKGGRVVLDILGTDTDERSWPDADRFDPARWLDVTSWDDVEAVATFVPHGGADVATGHRCPGEKVAVAALATAVAVLSDPRIEVHDEGLGVDRRRMPTKPASGGRVTRRDAGTARAGGCPFHRAAH
- a CDS encoding L,D-transpeptidase, translating into MRRRTWGITIGAVAAAVLAAVGIGAAVQQPEPVATTVAQAPAPTRTATPTPTPTLPAIPAAASEAELAALPLAYHDAVVPELLDGSRVRPDNRWEIATPKQRLVALYADPSPDARPVATLASTVSTIETPAATAVWGRSDGKDGGMVLVSTPARNRTPGDGGDPTAPSATFAWARAADFTIAATDRMIQVDVAASTVSVVHQDGSVSASEPARLGTPDDPTPTATATYVEAAYVDSRVTYTQGNPIILTGAHSSRIPQYGGNAALTALHYYPDPNGSSHGCVRISAAMTKTLAELPVGTAIWFS